The following coding sequences lie in one Kamptonema formosum PCC 6407 genomic window:
- the csaB gene encoding polysaccharide pyruvyl transferase CsaB, translating into MGKIRAVLCGYYGKGNGGDEALLASLLQMLPDYVTPIVLSGNPVETNQRYGVETCDRMNAFQVLQTLRTSEALIWGGGSLIQDSTSLASPFYYGGLMGLAQQLGLKTIAWAQGIGPLKRPITRNLAKRWFGGCNAVSVRDKGSAGLLVDWQIPFTLAPDPVWALEALPVAGLWDLPAPRVAVNLRSHSTLTPTRLATLTRALIDFQKATQTFILLLPFQSSQDLPLAEILHKAIPNNSTILTLENPRELKGVFRGVEMVIGMRYHSLIMGLAEECRCFALSYDPKVTQLMDDLEIPGYLLSELPDNANSIGKTWIENYANGEPLSQNKIKYLVDRSLIHQEVLQSALK; encoded by the coding sequence ATGGGAAAGATACGCGCGGTTTTATGTGGCTACTACGGTAAAGGCAATGGCGGGGACGAGGCACTGTTGGCATCGCTGCTGCAAATGTTACCAGATTATGTAACACCAATTGTGCTTTCTGGCAATCCTGTTGAGACAAATCAACGCTACGGGGTGGAAACGTGCGATCGCATGAATGCCTTTCAAGTTCTCCAAACCTTGCGTACCTCCGAGGCCTTAATTTGGGGCGGCGGTAGTTTAATCCAAGACTCTACCAGCCTAGCCAGCCCTTTTTATTATGGGGGATTGATGGGACTTGCTCAACAACTCGGCCTAAAAACGATCGCCTGGGCTCAAGGTATCGGCCCCTTAAAGCGCCCGATTACCCGCAATCTTGCTAAACGCTGGTTTGGCGGCTGTAACGCCGTCAGCGTGCGCGATAAAGGCTCCGCTGGCTTACTCGTGGATTGGCAAATTCCCTTTACCTTAGCACCCGATCCTGTTTGGGCCTTAGAGGCTTTACCAGTAGCAGGGTTGTGGGATTTACCCGCACCCAGAGTTGCTGTCAATTTGCGATCGCACTCCACCCTCACCCCCACCCGTTTAGCCACATTAACCCGCGCCTTAATCGACTTTCAAAAAGCTACGCAAACCTTTATTTTACTCCTTCCCTTTCAATCTTCTCAAGACCTACCTCTTGCCGAAATTCTGCACAAAGCTATACCTAATAATAGCACAATCCTCACCTTAGAAAACCCCAGAGAATTAAAAGGAGTATTTCGCGGAGTAGAAATGGTCATCGGGATGCGCTATCACAGTTTAATTATGGGATTAGCCGAAGAATGTCGCTGTTTTGCCCTCAGTTACGACCCGAAAGTAACGCAATTAATGGATGACTTAGAAATTCCCGGCTACTTATTATCTGAATTGCCCGATAACGCTAACTCGATCGGCAAAACCTGGATCGAAAACTATGCTAACGGCGAGCCACTTTCGCAAAATAAGATAAAATATCTAGTAGATAGATCTCTCATCCATCAAGAAGTATTGCAGTCAGCCCTCAAATAG